The DNA window CCGTCGCCCATCCCCCAGCCCTCTGCAAGCGGAGGCCGACCTCCCTCTGGTCTCCAGCAGCCCAGTGGCCCAATGACATTTGGAAGTCTCGGTAGCGATGGCGAGGTAAGGACTGCTTCTCCTTTGGTATCTTCACTCACCTTGTGCACTGTTGACTTGATTTCTCGTCTGCAGCGCCACATGAGACAGGGCTCTGTCCCTCCGAACCCCAGTGCCATGGgcgcgcagcacggcgcccaCTTCCGACGTGAGTCGGGTCACTCCGTCCAGAGCGACAACCCTGGCGCTCCCAACCGTGGCAACTTCCCACCTCagggtggccgtggccgaggtggcTTCAACCCGCATGGCAACTCGTACAACAACCAGATGGGCTACCCACCCAACAACCAGTTTCGCAACGGCCCCGGCCAAGGCCGTGGCATGCCCCCGTCCTTCCAGCCGCAGCCCCGAAACATGCCGTACCCGAATTCTCCTCAGCCGAACCGGAGCCCGGCCCTCGTGCCTTCGATGCCGAACACGCCGAACATGGCGCCTGCCAACATGCAGCCCAACATGTCGATGCAGACTCCGCCCCAATACCACTATCCGCCACCGATGGCGCCTCAGCATCAACAAGTacatccccccctccccattgCTTCCTCCAGCAAGCTGCATTTGAAGCCCCACAAGAAGAACAAGGCACGTCGTGAGCACGATAAGCCATATCACCCGGGACGCCAGCCGGACTCTGCGCGTGAGCTTCATGGGACCGCCGTCAGCCTTCATCCACGCCGCTACAGTCAACGTGCGGATCAGATGTGGCGCGAGCAAATCATGGGCGGCATGCGTGTGGTATCCAGCGGCGCTTCGAAGCCTGGCTGTCAAGGACAAGAGCCTCGCCGTCCGTTCGTCGCAAATGAAAAGCAACCCCCTTCTATTGATCTTTCTCCGGAGAACGGAGCATTTGAATTTTTGCTGACCATGAAGACCCAGAGCTTTGGCTACCCTCCTCAGCAGATGGACCAATATGGCCGGCCCATGTCCATGCCCTACGGCTATAACAACATGCCGTACATGGCGCCTCCCCAGACTAACTCTCCAGGTTACGGCCAGCAGTACGCTCCCCCACCGTACCACCCCCAGGCTCACAGCATGTCGCGCAGCCCTTCGCAACCGGAGCGGCCCTCGAGTGCCAACCATCAGAACCAGCCGGTCATTGTGTCCTCCACCCCGCAGCCCCAGAATGCGCAGCCCAACCCTGCCGCGAAAAACTTCGTGAAGCCTGGACGGAAGAGCGCTGCGATCCAGATCAAGAACGCTGCTGGTGAGGTCGTGGACACATCCGCCTTCAAGCAGCCTGCTTCCCCTGCTCCCAGCGTTCAGCAGTCTAAGACGCCGCCCGTTGTGGCTTCCACTCCGACGCCACCTCCCAAGTCCTTGACTCCCTCCCATGTTCGCACCGACAGCCAAGCTACCCCGAAGACAGCAAAGGAGATTCAGGACGAACTGAAGGAGAAGATTAAGCAGGCCACTCAAGCCTCCTCCGCCGagagcaaggccaaggaggaaCCCGTTGCTACCGCCACAAAGTCGTCCCCTGAAGCAGAGGCCCCGGCTCCGGCTGTCGAAtcggccaaggccgacgcTTCTGCTTCTGAAGCGAAGGTCGAGGAgcccaaggtcgaggagccaGAGAAGACCGATGCGCCCAAGAAAGCCGACGAGCCCAAGAAGGCTGACGAGGCCAAGCCTGTCGAGCCTTCCAAGAGTGCCGAtcccgaggaggacgagattGAGCGAATGATCCGCGAAATGGAAGAGGCTGATGCCAGGCGcgagaaggaagaggaggagcaccGAAAACGGCGCGAAATCGAGAAGGCTGcagccaagaaggaggaagaagagaacCGCAAGGTCAatgctgccgacgaggaccgcAGACTCCGCGAGCAGGAGCGCGAGATGGAGCGCCTCgaagaggagaaggagcgGAAGcagaaggaggccgaggcgtccGGCAAGTCCGtgtccgtcgccgacgccttgGCTCAGCTGCGCTCTggcaaggaggccgagccGTCCAATGTGGATACCGTCACCGACAAGCTTGCCGACATGAAgatcgagggcgacgcggcTGCTGATGCTTCCCAGAAGCCCAGCGCTGAGAAGCGCGGATCCAAGCCTGCAGCTCTGAACCTCGCGCCACTGAACACCAAGCCCGttgagccgccgcagccgagtGCCGCCCTCCAGTCTCTGAAGTCGGCGCGTTTCTTGCAGGTCATGGACCAGGATATTTATCCCGAGGGCATCAGCTCGCCAAACCCTGCTCTCAACGCTGCTGTGACCAAAAAGGGCAAGACCTTCAAGTACGACGCCAACTTTTTGCTGCAGTTCCAGAAGGTCTTCACGGAGCAGCCATCGCTTGAGTTCCACCAGCAGGTGAAGTCGCTCATTGGAGACAGCGACGGTCGTTCGCGTGCTCAAACACCTGGCCCCAGAGTCAATtcgcgcggcgccggtggtggcgccTTCAACATGGGCACTTTCAACGCTCCCATGGGAGGCCGCACCCTGCCCCCTGGCACTACGTCCTCGGAACGactggccatggccagcggcACCATGCCCCGCCCTCCGATCAACTCGATCGGATCGTTCAGTGCCCGCTCCGGCGCGTTCCCTACCGCTCCGATGTCGCGA is part of the Purpureocillium takamizusanense chromosome 7, complete sequence genome and encodes:
- a CDS encoding uncharacterized protein (COG:J~EggNog:ENOG503NY2A) — its product is MTSPANQQNPIPATNTSATTATSYASAAGAPKKSAAPAPVVAPGSQPAVVVGSSSASSAQNAKAASPSPVNGKPAVAPAVPAVARGITAANGSASDHSRKSSVTMAANGPSSYAANGGPVGGAKPGIQFGFDSPAMAHSTPQTGSSAPIPIPGGNARVPSPAHSPSPIPQPSASGGRPPSGLQQPSGPMTFGSLGSDGERHMRQGSVPPNPSAMGAQHGAHFRRESGHSVQSDNPGAPNRGNFPPQGGRGRGGFNPHGNSYNNQMGYPPNNQFRNGPGQGRGMPPSFQPQPRNMPYPNSPQPNRSPALVPSMPNTPNMAPANMQPNMSMQTPPQYHYPPPMAPQHQQVHPPLPIASSSKLHLKPHKKNKARREHDKPYHPGRQPDSARELHGTAVSLHPRRYSQRADQMWREQIMGGMRVVSSGASKPGCQGQEPRRPFVANEKQPPSIDLSPENGAFEFLLTMKTQSFGYPPQQMDQYGRPMSMPYGYNNMPYMAPPQTNSPGYGQQYAPPPYHPQAHSMSRSPSQPERPSSANHQNQPVIVSSTPQPQNAQPNPAAKNFVKPGRKSAAIQIKNAAGEVVDTSAFKQPASPAPSVQQSKTPPVVASTPTPPPKSLTPSHVRTDSQATPKTAKEIQDELKEKIKQATQASSAESKAKEEPVATATKSSPEAEAPAPAVESAKADASASEAKVEEPKVEEPEKTDAPKKADEPKKADEAKPVEPSKSADPEEDEIERMIREMEEADARREKEEEEHRKRREIEKAAAKKEEEENRKVNAADEDRRLREQEREMERLEEEKERKQKEAEASGKSVSVADALAQLRSGKEAEPSNVDTVTDKLADMKIEGDAAADASQKPSAEKRGSKPAALNLAPLNTKPVEPPQPSAALQSLKSARFLQVMDQDIYPEGISSPNPALNAAVTKKGKTFKYDANFLLQFQKVFTEQPSLEFHQQVKSLIGDSDGRSRAQTPGPRVNSRGAGGGAFNMGTFNAPMGGRTLPPGTTSSERLAMASGTMPRPPINSIGSFSARSGAFPTAPMSRTSSQSNARNMPNSPRQSSRSTRGSRRNDHGGVKEAQAAKTMPLTAGQEIKPITVSAGGWKPTSIGKPTAQGTPSGYLDPEMVQRKVKAALNKMTPEKFDRIADQILEIASQSKDESDGRTLRQVIQLTFEKATDEAHWASMYAKFCKRMLETMSPEVRDERIKDKNGNVVSGGHLFRKYLLNRCQEEFERGWTTNLPEQKESEEVGEKGAEAKPGEAALMSDEYYIAAAAKRRGLGLVQFIGELYKLGMLTERIMHECVHRLVDYKGIPDEAEIESLSKLLRTIGANLDQTEKGRPMMDAYFQRIQTMMDLPDLPSRLKFMLMDVLDLRKANWHSKEANKGPKTLEEVRAEAEAAQAAKAQEAARSNQRGGGRPPVGRGDARNFSAGYAQQTSNQVGMDDLRRLKGSASRIASQNVTLGPTSMFSSRSNSGRRLGPGGSLGRPGEDSGASSRTGTPPNRDSTSNSNAFSLLANMETEHPASPPSAGPSPSLAKAVPDSDKKENE